In Flavobacterium sp. 83, the genomic window GTCTACCATTCCGGTCGCTTGCATGTGCGCATAAACTACTGTAGAGCCCATGAATTTAAACCCGTGTTTTTTTAAATCTTTACTGATAGCGTCCGAAAGTGGAGTGGTGGCAGGAACTTCTTTTAGCGTTTTGCGATTGTTATTTATTGGTTGACCTTCGGTGAATTCCCAAATGTATTTGGAAAAACTGCCAAATTCATCCTGTATTTTCATAAACGAAATAGCATTTGAAACCGCAGAACGGATTTTTAATTGATTGCGAATAATACCAGTGTCTTGTAATAATTCTTGGATTTTATCTTCGGTGTAAAGTGCAACTTTCGTATAGTCAAAATTATCAAAAGCTAATTTGAAATTTTCTCTCTTTTTTAAAATTGTAATCCAACTTAAACCAGCCTGAAAGGTTTCCAAAATTAGGAATTCAAATAATTTTTGATCATCATAGACTGGAACACCCCATTCTTCGTCATGGTATTTTTCGTAAATAGCAATACCAACACACCATTTACATCTTGTTTTTTCTTGCATGATTTATTCTGTTTCTTCTGATAAATATTTTTTTATTAAATGGTGTCCTAAATAAATCAAGGGAGTCAATAAAATAGCAATTCCTAATTTGAATGTATAACCGGTTATCGCAGAACTAAGGAAAGTGTCAAAGTTGATTTTTCCAGGTAACCAAAATGCAATTCCTAGTACAATAAAGGAATCGAATAATTGTGAAACTACTGTTGAACCGGTCGTTCGGAGCCATATTTTTCGTTCTCCTGTTCTGTTTTTGAAGAACCAAAAAACGGTTACATCAATTAATTGGGAAACTAAAAAAGCAATTATACTACCGGCAATAATCCACATACTTTGACCAAATACTGCGTAAAATTGGGAATCATTTACGGGACTAATTCCTTTTGCAGCGGGAACAAGTATTGCTAAAAGCAGAATGATGAAGGCATAGGCAATTAAGCAAGCGGTGATATAGGACAATTTTTTCACTCCCTTTTCTCCAAAGTATTCGTTGATTAAGTCGGTAGTTAGGAAAACTACTGGCCACGGCAAAATTCCGATGCTCATAACGAAAGGACCAACTTGTATCAATTTCCCACCAATTAATTCTGCTACAACTGCATTGGTAATGAAGATTCCTGCTAGAATAACAAACACAACATCTTTTTTTGATCTAAACATAAAAAATTATTAGTTTTTCAAATTTAGGATTTTATTTTTAAAAGAAAAATCCCATCTCGTTTTTTCAAATAAGATGGGATTTTATATAAATTCGGGTTGTGAAATTTACTAATGTAATCTTCGTTCCTCGCAATAAATTATCCTAAAGTAACTCTTTTGAAACCTGTAATCTCAACGTTGAATCCTTTAACATAATCGCTAACTTTTTTACTGTCATCTTTGATGAAGTTTTGATCTAATAAGGCTTTCTCTTGATCTAAAGTAGTATTGTCAGAGATGAAACGTTGAACTTTTCCAGGGATAATTTTATCCCAAATTTGTTCTGGTTTACCTTCAGCTTTTAATTCAGCTTTAGCATCCTCTTCAGCTTGTTTTAAAACTTCTTCAGTTAATTGAGAGAAAGAAATGTGTTTAGGAACATTTTTCAATGTTTTTCCTAAACGTTTTGCTTCTTCATTTTCTTTTTCGATGATAGCAATACGAGCAGCAAGTTCAGAATCAACGAAAGATGGGTCAAAATCTTTATAAGATAATGTATCAGCTCCCATAGAAGCCACTTGCATAGAGATGTCTTTAGTTAAAACGTCACCATTAGCAATTGGTGCAGATATTGCAGTTAAAGCAGCAATTTTGTTAACGTGAACATAAGATCCAACGAAAGCACCTTCTAAAATTTCAAAACCACCGATTTCAATTTTTTCTCCAATTACTCCAGTTTGCTCGATTAGTTTTTCAGCAACAGTAATTCCGTTGAAATCTGAAGCTAAAAATTCCTCTTTAGAAGAGTAGTTAATCGCTCTTTCAACTAATTCTTTAGCTAAAGTTACGAAAGCTTCGTTTTTACCTACGAAATCTGTCTCACAGTTTAAAGTGATGATAGCTCCTTTAGTTTTGTCTGCATTAATAAAAGATACAGCAGCTCCTTCAGAAGATTCACGGTCAGAACGGTTAGCAGCTACTTTTTGTCCTTTTTCTCTAAGGTTTTGAATAGCTTTGTCAAAATCTCCATCAGCTTCAACTAAAGCCTTTTTACAGTCCATCATTCCGGCGCCTGTAGTTTGTCTTAATTTATTTACGTCTGCAGCAGTAATTGTTGCCATGTTGTATTATTTTTTAAGGTTAAAAGTAAAAAATTCCAAGTGTTAAATCCAATTTCCAATTTTATTAAATTATCAACATATTGTTTCTAATTATTTTTGGAGAGGAATTTAAAACTTGGAATTAAATGTTTATTTATTCTTCAGTTGCAGTTGGAGCAGCAGCTTCTACAGCAGGAGCAACTTCTACAGCTTCAGCAGCAGGAGCAACAACTTCAGCAGTTGCGTCACCTTCTTTGTCAGAACCTCTATCAGAAAGTCCTTCAACAATTGCAGCTGTAACTAAAGATAAAATTTTATCAATTGATTTAGAAGCATCATCGTTAGATGGGATTACGTATTCAACCTCTCTTGGGTCAGAATTAGTATCCACCATTGCGAAAACTGGAATGTTTAATTTTTGAGCTTCTTTTATTGCGATATGTTCCGCTTTGATATCAACTACGAACAATGCAGCTGGTAGTCTAGACATGTCAGCGATTGAACCTAAATTTTTCTCTAATTTAGCACGAAGACGATCAACTTGTAAACGCTCTTTTTTAGAAAGGGTCATGAATGTACCATCTTTCTTCATTTTATCAATAGTAGCCATTTTTTTAACAGCTTTACGGATAGTTACGAAGTTAGTTAGCATTCCACCAGGCCATCTTTCAGTGATGTAAGGCATGTTTGCAGCTTTTGCTTTTTCAGCAACGATGTCTTTTGCTTGTTTTTTGGTAGCAACGAATAATATTTTTCTACCTGATGCAGCGATTTTTTTCAAAGCTTCATTAGCTTCTTCAATTTTTGCTGCAGTTTTATATAGATTGATAATGTGAATACCATTACGCTCCATATAAATGTAAGGAGCCATGTTTG contains:
- a CDS encoding DNA-3-methyladenine glycosylase I, producing MQEKTRCKWCVGIAIYEKYHDEEWGVPVYDDQKLFEFLILETFQAGLSWITILKKRENFKLAFDNFDYTKVALYTEDKIQELLQDTGIIRNQLKIRSAVSNAISFMKIQDEFGSFSKYIWEFTEGQPINNNRKTLKEVPATTPLSDAISKDLKKHGFKFMGSTVVYAHMQATGMVDDHIEDCWKKQ
- a CDS encoding queuosine precursor transporter, encoding MFRSKKDVVFVILAGIFITNAVVAELIGGKLIQVGPFVMSIGILPWPVVFLTTDLINEYFGEKGVKKLSYITACLIAYAFIILLLAILVPAAKGISPVNDSQFYAVFGQSMWIIAGSIIAFLVSQLIDVTVFWFFKNRTGERKIWLRTTGSTVVSQLFDSFIVLGIAFWLPGKINFDTFLSSAITGYTFKLGIAILLTPLIYLGHHLIKKYLSEETE
- the tsf gene encoding translation elongation factor Ts; amino-acid sequence: MATITAADVNKLRQTTGAGMMDCKKALVEADGDFDKAIQNLREKGQKVAANRSDRESSEGAAVSFINADKTKGAIITLNCETDFVGKNEAFVTLAKELVERAINYSSKEEFLASDFNGITVAEKLIEQTGVIGEKIEIGGFEILEGAFVGSYVHVNKIAALTAISAPIANGDVLTKDISMQVASMGADTLSYKDFDPSFVDSELAARIAIIEKENEEAKRLGKTLKNVPKHISFSQLTEEVLKQAEEDAKAELKAEGKPEQIWDKIIPGKVQRFISDNTTLDQEKALLDQNFIKDDSKKVSDYVKGFNVEITGFKRVTLG
- the rpsB gene encoding 30S ribosomal protein S2, which produces MANKVEVKELLEAGVHFGHMTRKWDPNMAPYIYMERNGIHIINLYKTAAKIEEANEALKKIAASGRKILFVATKKQAKDIVAEKAKAANMPYITERWPGGMLTNFVTIRKAVKKMATIDKMKKDGTFMTLSKKERLQVDRLRAKLEKNLGSIADMSRLPAALFVVDIKAEHIAIKEAQKLNIPVFAMVDTNSDPREVEYVIPSNDDASKSIDKILSLVTAAIVEGLSDRGSDKEGDATAEVVAPAAEAVEVAPAVEAAAPTATEE